In the genome of Streptococcus oralis, one region contains:
- a CDS encoding EamA family transporter, whose protein sequence is MWFFFALLSAVFAALTSILAKIGIEGVPSNLATAIRTVVVILMAWAMVFLTNSQTEIVDISRKSWLFLILSGLATGASWLCYYKALQMGNATEVSAVDKFSLVITLVLAFFFLQDVLTFKTIIGCILITIGTLVMIL, encoded by the coding sequence ATGTGGTTTTTCTTCGCACTTTTATCTGCTGTCTTTGCAGCCTTAACTTCTATTTTAGCCAAGATTGGGATTGAGGGAGTTCCGTCCAACCTAGCAACAGCCATTCGTACGGTCGTCGTCATCCTTATGGCTTGGGCCATGGTTTTCTTGACCAATAGTCAGACTGAGATTGTCGACATAAGTAGAAAAAGTTGGCTCTTTCTCATCCTGTCTGGTTTGGCAACAGGTGCCTCCTGGCTCTGCTACTACAAGGCCTTGCAGATGGGCAATGCGACTGAGGTATCTGCTGTCGATAAGTTTAGTCTCGTCATTACACTCGTTTTAGCCTTTTTCTTTCTACAAGATGTCCTGACGTTTAAAACAATCATTGGATGTATACTGATTACGATTGGAACCTTGGTGATGATTTTGTAA
- a CDS encoding sugar transferase, which yields MKVHFTNLFGQASTSVALMAQNNVMKIVRDFGVNELGIYFYDASHEPWEELNSRMDGIVAGVSYGDVVFFQSPSWNSVEWDNHLIEKLKLSHVKMVMFIHDVQPLMFESNYYLMKAHIDMYNKCDVVVVPSEQMYQKLVSEGLTVKNYVVQTLWDLPHGLELYTPKFEKKLIFSGDPSRFPHIVDWKQSTPLHVYATRAEGVDYSKVHLEGWRTQQELLLELSKGGGFGLVWGNSENPAQERDYYKENVSYKLTTYLAAGIPVVVPDYLSNVDYIREKGLGFVVSSLEEASRVVQECTEEEYDQMVTRAKYTAYLIKNGYFTKKLFIDSMMLLD from the coding sequence ATGAAAGTACATTTCACAAATTTATTTGGGCAAGCATCAACGAGTGTTGCCTTGATGGCGCAGAACAATGTCATGAAAATTGTTCGAGACTTTGGAGTTAACGAACTGGGGATATATTTTTATGATGCAAGCCATGAACCGTGGGAAGAACTGAACTCGCGAATGGATGGAATTGTCGCGGGGGTATCTTATGGAGATGTCGTTTTTTTCCAATCTCCTTCATGGAATAGTGTTGAATGGGACAATCACTTGATAGAAAAGTTAAAGCTTTCTCATGTAAAAATGGTGATGTTTATCCATGATGTTCAGCCACTAATGTTTGAGAGCAATTATTATCTTATGAAGGCCCACATTGATATGTATAACAAGTGTGATGTGGTGGTAGTACCATCCGAACAAATGTACCAGAAACTCGTTTCAGAAGGATTAACCGTCAAGAACTACGTTGTTCAAACACTCTGGGATCTTCCCCATGGTTTGGAACTCTATACTCCAAAGTTTGAGAAAAAATTAATCTTCTCAGGAGACCCATCTCGTTTTCCACATATCGTTGACTGGAAACAAAGTACACCCCTGCACGTTTACGCTACGAGAGCAGAGGGAGTAGATTATTCCAAAGTCCATCTTGAAGGTTGGCGAACTCAGCAGGAATTATTGTTGGAGTTGTCTAAAGGAGGAGGTTTTGGCCTAGTATGGGGAAATTCCGAAAATCCTGCGCAAGAGCGTGACTACTACAAAGAAAATGTTTCTTATAAGTTAACAACTTATCTGGCTGCGGGTATTCCTGTGGTTGTGCCAGACTATCTTTCTAATGTGGACTATATCCGTGAGAAAGGTTTGGGCTTTGTCGTGTCCAGTTTGGAAGAAGCTAGTCGTGTAGTTCAGGAATGTACGGAAGAAGAGTATGATCAAATGGTCACAAGAGCAAAATATACAGCTTACTTAATTAAAAATGGTTATTTCACAAAGAAATTGTTTATTGATTCCATGATGCTCTTAGATTAG
- a CDS encoding nucleotidyltransferase family protein, whose amino-acid sequence MNTVKNEHEILEAFRENPDMMAILTIIRNLALKDSWLAAGSVRNFIWNLLSDKSPFDHETDVDVIFFDPDISYEETVSLESKLREDFPQYQWELKNQVYMHLHSPHTAPYTSSRDAMSKYPERCTAVGLRLNEDSTLELFAPYGLEDILNFQVHPTPHFLDNEDRMKLFQERLSKKHWQEKWKNLTFSNL is encoded by the coding sequence ATGAATACAGTGAAAAATGAGCACGAAATTCTAGAGGCTTTCAGAGAAAATCCAGATATGATGGCCATTTTAACCATCATCCGAAACCTTGCTCTGAAAGACTCGTGGTTGGCAGCGGGTTCGGTTAGAAATTTCATCTGGAATCTCTTGTCAGACAAATCCCCTTTTGATCATGAAACGGACGTGGATGTGATTTTCTTTGATCCAGATATTTCTTATGAGGAAACAGTATCCCTAGAGAGCAAGCTGAGAGAAGATTTCCCTCAGTATCAGTGGGAGTTGAAAAATCAGGTCTATATGCATCTGCACAGTCCCCACACAGCGCCTTACACGAGTTCTCGTGATGCTATGAGTAAGTATCCAGAACGATGTACAGCGGTAGGCCTACGCTTGAATGAAGATTCCACTTTAGAGCTCTTTGCCCCCTATGGTTTAGAGGATATTTTGAACTTTCAAGTTCACCCGACTCCTCACTTCTTAGATAATGAAGACCGAATGAAGCTCTTTCAAGAACGCTTGTCCAAGAAACATTGGCAAGAAAAATGGAAAAATCTCACTTTCTCGAATCTTTGA
- the ruvB gene encoding Holliday junction branch migration DNA helicase RuvB, whose translation MSRILDNEIMGDEELVERTLRPQYLREYIGQDKVKDQLQIFIEAAKMRDEALDHVLLFGPPGLGKTTMAFVIANELGVNLKQTSGPVIEKAGDLVAILNDLEPGDVLFIDEIHRLPMSVEEVLYSAMEDFYIDIMIGVGEGSRSVHLDLPPFTLIGATTRAGMLSNPLRARFGITGHMEYYAHADLTEIVERTADIFEMEITHEAASELALRSRGTPRIANRLLKRVRDFAQIMGDGLIDDVITDKALTMLDVDHEGLDYVDQKILRTMIEMYGGGPVGLGTLSVNIAEERETVEDMYEPYLIQKGFIMRTRSGRVATAKAYEHLGYEYSEK comes from the coding sequence ATGAGTAGAATTTTAGACAATGAGATAATGGGGGATGAGGAGTTAGTAGAACGTACGCTCCGTCCTCAGTATTTACGTGAATATATCGGTCAGGATAAGGTCAAGGATCAGCTGCAAATCTTTATCGAAGCTGCCAAAATGCGGGATGAAGCGCTGGACCATGTTCTTTTGTTTGGCCCTCCAGGACTTGGGAAAACGACCATGGCCTTTGTCATTGCCAATGAACTAGGAGTCAATCTCAAACAAACGTCAGGTCCCGTTATTGAAAAAGCGGGTGATCTGGTAGCGATTTTGAATGATTTGGAGCCTGGAGACGTCCTCTTTATAGACGAGATTCATCGCCTGCCCATGTCGGTGGAAGAGGTGCTTTATAGTGCTATGGAGGACTTTTACATTGACATCATGATTGGGGTTGGTGAGGGCAGTCGCAGTGTCCATTTAGACTTGCCACCTTTTACCTTGATTGGTGCAACGACCCGTGCGGGGATGCTTTCAAATCCTCTGCGGGCACGTTTTGGGATTACAGGTCATATGGAATACTATGCCCATGCTGACTTGACGGAAATTGTTGAACGGACGGCAGATATTTTTGAGATGGAAATCACTCATGAGGCAGCTTCGGAGTTGGCCTTACGCAGTCGTGGAACTCCTCGTATCGCCAATCGTCTCCTTAAGCGCGTGCGCGACTTTGCACAGATTATGGGTGATGGCTTGATTGATGATGTGATTACGGATAAGGCCTTGACCATGCTAGATGTTGACCATGAAGGTTTGGATTATGTGGACCAAAAAATCCTTCGGACCATGATTGAGATGTACGGTGGTGGTCCTGTCGGGCTCGGAACTCTCTCTGTTAATATTGCCGAGGAGCGCGAAACAGTCGAAGACATGTACGAGCCCTACTTGATCCAAAAAGGTTTTATCATGCGGACACGATCTGGACGAGTCGCCACAGCTAAGGCATATGAGCATTTAGGTTATGAATACAGTGAAAAATGA
- a CDS encoding flavocytochrome c gives MKLVAIVGTNAKKSYNRNLLQFMRRHFAQKADIEILEITDVPMFNETDNQTDTPIIQKFNQAISEADGVIISTPEHNHTIPSSLNSLLEWLSFNIHPLDGKPTMIVGASYDIQGSSRAQLHLRQILDAPGVNATVMPGSEFLLGRAHRAFDDNGDLIDERTVDFLDSCFYRFLRFVSVANQLNLPEEVRFEPGTYHVTTEGHNGKLPMDVTVSEDRIEKIEIDSSGESSGIADVVFTRIPAEIIEGQTLNVDAVSGASVTSNGVLDGVARAVKQAGANPDVLRKRSKAPSALDKEDKTYQADVVIVGGGGAGLAAAAAVLQAGKKPIVVEKFPAIGGNTVRAGGPMNAPDPAWQGTFSAHPGEAHTLQELITTDESTIDPEYLEDFRALKVEVEQYLQDPSYLFDSTLLYRIQTYIGGKRKDLQGNEIHGQYDLVSVLTERALESVRWLEDIGVEFVRSEVTMPVGALWRRGHKPVQPMGYAFISVLQKYVLENGGKILTDSPVKELLVKDGAVKGVRAEGRNGQTIIVNADAVVLASGGFGANTKMLQKYNTYWTEIADDIATSNTPAVTGDGILLGQSVGADLVGMGFSQMMPVSDPVTGALFSGLQVPPANFIMVNTEGKRFVDEYGSRDKLSQAAIDNGGLFYLIADERIKETAYNTSQEKIDAQVKAGTLYRADTIEELAVQIGMAPQVLVETIKNYNSYVDAGFDPEFNKGSFDLKCEVAPFYATPRKPAVHHTMGGLKIDTSTHVLNENGQIIPGLYAAGEVAGGLHAGNRLGGNSLTDIFTFGRIAGQTAVKENC, from the coding sequence TCAAACAGACACACCTATTATTCAGAAGTTTAATCAAGCTATTTCAGAAGCTGATGGTGTCATTATCTCGACACCCGAGCACAATCATACGATTCCATCAAGTTTGAATAGCTTGCTCGAGTGGTTGTCTTTTAACATTCATCCACTAGACGGAAAGCCGACAATGATTGTCGGAGCTTCTTACGATATTCAAGGTTCTTCACGTGCCCAACTTCATCTTCGTCAGATTTTGGATGCTCCTGGGGTAAATGCAACAGTTATGCCAGGTAGTGAGTTTTTACTTGGTCGAGCGCATCGAGCGTTTGATGACAATGGAGATTTGATTGATGAGCGAACCGTTGATTTCCTAGATAGTTGTTTTTATCGCTTCCTTCGCTTTGTATCCGTTGCAAACCAACTAAATCTTCCTGAAGAAGTTCGCTTTGAACCGGGGACTTACCATGTTACAACTGAAGGCCATAATGGTAAATTACCGATGGATGTAACGGTTTCTGAGGACCGTATTGAAAAAATTGAAATCGATTCTTCTGGAGAATCTTCAGGAATCGCAGATGTCGTCTTTACCCGTATTCCAGCAGAAATCATTGAGGGACAAACCTTAAATGTTGATGCGGTGTCAGGAGCTTCTGTGACTTCAAATGGTGTTTTAGATGGAGTTGCGCGTGCAGTCAAACAAGCCGGTGCAAATCCAGATGTTTTACGGAAGCGTTCAAAAGCGCCATCTGCCCTAGATAAAGAAGATAAAACCTATCAGGCAGACGTTGTCATCGTCGGAGGCGGAGGAGCTGGATTAGCTGCAGCGGCTGCAGTCTTACAAGCTGGTAAGAAGCCAATTGTTGTTGAGAAATTTCCTGCAATTGGAGGAAATACTGTTCGTGCAGGTGGTCCAATGAATGCACCAGATCCAGCATGGCAAGGAACCTTCTCAGCTCATCCAGGTGAGGCTCATACGCTTCAAGAATTGATTACGACAGATGAATCAACGATTGATCCAGAATATTTAGAGGACTTTAGAGCCTTGAAAGTTGAGGTTGAACAGTATTTGCAGGATCCGAGCTATTTGTTCGATTCTACCTTGCTCTATCGTATCCAAACCTATATCGGTGGGAAACGAAAAGATTTACAAGGAAATGAAATTCATGGGCAATACGATTTGGTTTCTGTTTTAACCGAACGGGCCCTAGAGTCTGTTCGTTGGTTGGAAGACATCGGTGTTGAATTTGTTCGTAGTGAAGTGACAATGCCAGTTGGAGCCCTTTGGCGTCGTGGTCATAAGCCGGTTCAACCAATGGGGTATGCCTTTATATCCGTCCTACAAAAATATGTTCTAGAAAATGGTGGCAAGATTTTGACAGATTCTCCAGTTAAAGAATTGCTTGTAAAAGACGGGGCTGTCAAGGGTGTCAGAGCAGAAGGTCGAAACGGTCAAACCATCATTGTCAATGCAGATGCCGTTGTTCTAGCTTCTGGAGGATTTGGTGCCAATACAAAGATGCTACAAAAATACAATACCTACTGGACTGAAATTGCAGATGATATTGCCACATCTAATACACCAGCTGTAACAGGAGATGGTATTCTTTTAGGGCAAAGTGTAGGTGCAGATCTAGTGGGTATGGGCTTTAGTCAAATGATGCCAGTATCCGATCCAGTAACAGGTGCCCTCTTCTCAGGACTTCAAGTTCCTCCAGCTAACTTCATCATGGTAAATACTGAAGGGAAGCGCTTTGTAGATGAGTACGGTAGCCGAGACAAGCTATCTCAAGCAGCGATTGATAATGGAGGCTTGTTCTATCTAATCGCAGATGAACGTATCAAGGAAACTGCCTACAATACTAGCCAAGAAAAAATCGATGCCCAAGTCAAAGCAGGCACTCTCTATCGTGCAGATACGATAGAAGAGTTAGCGGTTCAGATTGGTATGGCCCCACAAGTTCTAGTGGAAACGATTAAGAATTACAATTCCTATGTTGATGCAGGCTTTGACCCTGAATTTAATAAAGGTAGTTTTGATCTCAAGTGTGAGGTTGCACCATTTTACGCAACACCGAGAAAACCAGCCGTTCACCATACAATGGGTGGACTCAAGATTGATACTTCAACACACGTTTTGAATGAAAACGGTCAAATTATTCCTGGTTTGTATGCTGCCGGAGAAGTCGCAGGTGGACTCCATGCAGGTAACCGTCTAGGAGGAAATTCGCTTACGGATATCTTTACTTTTGGACGTATTGCAGGTCAAACAGCTGTTAAAGAAAATTGTTAG